A genome region from Brassica napus cultivar Da-Ae unplaced genomic scaffold, Da-Ae ScsIHWf_1989;HRSCAF=2637, whole genome shotgun sequence includes the following:
- the LOC125599768 gene encoding L-ascorbate oxidase homolog, with product MAFRTRLSLLHLLVALALLSSLVIVKGESPYKFYTWTVTYGIIYPLGVPQQVILINGQFPGPKLDVVTNDNIILNLINKLDQPFLLTWNGIKQRKNSWQDGVLGTNCPIPPNSNFTYKFQTKDQIGTYNYFPSTAFHKAAGGFGAINVYARPRIPIPYPLPVEDFTLLIGDWFKTNHKTLQQRLDSGGVLPFPDGMLINGQTQTTFTGDQGKTYMFRISNVGLSSTFNFRIQGHTMKVVEVEGSHVMQTDYDSLDVHVGQSLSLLVTLNQSPKDYYIVASTRFVRSNLSVTALLRYSNSGVPASGEMPPLPPGELVWSMRQARTFRWNLTANAARPNPQGSFHYGKINTTKSFVFSNSAPLINGKQRYAVNGVSYVNSDTPLKLADHFNIPGVFSTSAIQSVPSNSPATVATSVVRASLHDFLEIVFQNNEKAVQSWHLDGYDFWVVGFGSGQWTPAKRPLYNLVDALTRHTTQVYPNSWTAILVSLDNQGMWNMRSAVWERQYLGQQFYLKVWDPVQSLANEYNPPDNLLLCGKAIGRHL from the exons ATGGCATTCAGAACAAGATTATCTTTGCTTCATCTTCTTGTAGCTTTGGCTCTTTTAAGCAGCCTGGTGATAGTGAAAGGAGAAAGCCCTTACAAGTTCTACACCTGGACTGTGACCTACGGCATTATCTATCCTCTTGGTGTTCCCCAACAG GTTATTCTGATCAATGGTCAGTTCCCTGGTCCAAAGCTTGATGTTGTGACTAATGACAACATCATCCTCAACCTCATCAACAAACTTGACCAACCCTTTCTCTTGACCTG GAATGGAATAAAGCAGAGGAAGAACTCATGGCAAGATGGAGTGTTGGGAACAAACTGTCCAATTCCACCAAACTCAAACTTCACTTACAAGTTCCAAACCAAAGATCAGATCGGAACATACAACTACTTTCCCTCCACCGCTTTTCACAAAGCCGCCGGTGGATTCGGAGCTATCAATGTCTATGCAAGACCTAGGATCCCTATCCCTTACCCTCTCCCAGTCGAAGACTTCACTCTACTCATCGGTGATTGGTTTAAAACCAACCACAAAACACTCCAACAGCGTCTGGACTCTGGCGGGGTTCTTCCATTTCCAGACGGTATGCTTATAAACGGACAAACACAAACTACATTCACAGGCGACCAGG GGAAGACTTACATGTTCAGAATCTCAAATGTTGGGTTGTCAAGCACTTTCAACTTCAGAATCCAAGGACATACGATGAAAGTAGTTGAAGTTGAAGGCTCTCACGTCATGCAAACGGACTACGACTCTCTTGATGTTCACGTTGGCCAGTCTTTGTCACTCCTTGTGACGTTAAACCAATCTCCTAAAGATTATTACATCGTTGCAAGCACCCGGTTCGTTAGATCCAACCTTTCTGTCACTGCTCTGTTGCGTTATTCCAACTCAGGTGTCCCAGCTTCTGGTGAGATGCCCCCTCTTCCCCCTGGAGAGCTTGTTTGGTCCATGAGACAAGCAAGGACATTCag gtgGAACTTAACAGCAAATGCAGCAAGACCAAACCCTCAAGGATCATTCCATTACGGAAAGATCAATACGACCAAATCATTTGTTTTCTCAAACTCAGCTCCTTTGATCAACGGGAAGCAACGCTATGCAGTGAACGGTGTCTCTTATGTGAACTCAGATACTCCTCTAAAACTTGCTGATCACTTCAACATCCCTGGAGTGTTCAGCACGAGTGCCATTCAGAGCGTCCCTTCTAACTCTCCTGCGACTGTTGCAACATCAGTTGTTAGAGCATCTCTCCATGATTTTCTTGAAATTGTGTTCCAGAACAATGAGAAAGCAGTGCAGTCTTGGCACCTTGACGGTTATGACTTTTGGGTCGTTGG ATTTGGTTCTGGACAATGGACACCAGCAAAGAGACCACTTTACAATCTTGTTGATGCTCTTACTAGACACACAACTCAG GTGTACCCAAACTCTTGGACAGCAATTTTGGTGTCTTTGGACAATCAAGGAATGTGGAATATGAGGTCGGCGGTATGGGAAAGACAATATTTAGGACAGCAGTTTTATCTAAAAGTGTGGGATCCGGTGCAGAGTCTGGCCAATGAATACAATCCTCCTGATAATCTTCTTCTCTGTGGCAAAGCTATTGGAAGACACCTCTAG